The following proteins are encoded in a genomic region of Verrucomicrobiota bacterium:
- a CDS encoding DUF5069 domain-containing protein produces the protein MPLNNPDLTKQPPRSARVRLGGYAILPRMLDKGRAAIAGKNGEYKFACPLDQRFLQFAGADAEALKAQLAAGKSDSEILDWINANSKTKPSPADIAAWSALQEQRVPTDPESRKFFNDIHASVAPKRTDIATWFDLLDLDDYVSFGGKP, from the coding sequence ATGCCCTTGAATAATCCTGACCTTACAAAGCAACCTCCTCGAAGCGCGCGTGTTCGGCTGGGTGGCTATGCCATCCTGCCGCGGATGCTGGATAAGGGCCGAGCCGCCATTGCGGGCAAGAACGGGGAATACAAGTTCGCCTGCCCGCTCGACCAGCGATTCCTCCAGTTTGCCGGTGCTGATGCTGAAGCCCTGAAAGCGCAGCTCGCGGCGGGAAAATCCGACAGCGAGATTCTCGATTGGATCAACGCCAATTCAAAAACCAAGCCTTCCCCCGCCGACATCGCCGCTTGGTCCGCTCTCCAGGAACAACGCGTGCCGACTGATCCGGAATCTCGGAAGTTTTTCAATGACATCCACGCCTCCGTCGCCCCGAAGCGAACGGACATTGCGACCTGGTTCGATCTCCTGGATCTCGACGATTACGTCAGCTTCGGCGGCAAGCCGTAA
- a CDS encoding transporter, giving the protein MKYCTILSLVAAAAALQLNLNAASVHSTDLLKVVKAQTPLKLDPPGTPRKLASDGNVGGIMDNSFFVEEAYNQETGVVQHIFNGIYGVDRLPGPDDKSLALVFTQEWPVFSQTHQFSYTVPYYFAETAGQSDNGFGDVLLNYRYQAYFSEDTLRAFAPRFSLVLPTGNNDDGLGEDTVGYQWNLPFSTAVGDSWFAHANAGLTYLPDAGPSPGNDLLHYNVGASAIYAPTRNLHFMLEWIGLWNEGPGASGGLEREFEAILAPGIRRAFDLANDSQLVIGLGVPIGLTSSAPDFGVFLYLSFEHGFLRKQK; this is encoded by the coding sequence ATGAAATACTGCACCATTCTCAGTCTGGTTGCGGCCGCAGCCGCTCTCCAACTAAACCTGAACGCCGCTTCGGTTCATTCCACGGACCTTCTCAAGGTGGTCAAGGCCCAAACTCCGCTCAAGCTTGATCCTCCAGGCACACCTCGAAAATTGGCGTCCGACGGCAATGTAGGGGGAATCATGGACAACTCTTTCTTCGTCGAGGAAGCCTACAATCAGGAGACTGGAGTGGTGCAGCATATCTTCAACGGCATTTATGGCGTGGACCGTCTCCCCGGACCGGACGACAAGAGCCTGGCGCTGGTCTTTACGCAAGAATGGCCGGTGTTCAGTCAGACTCACCAGTTCAGTTACACGGTGCCTTACTACTTCGCTGAAACGGCCGGCCAATCGGACAATGGATTTGGGGACGTTCTTCTCAACTACCGCTACCAGGCCTATTTCAGCGAAGACACCCTGCGCGCGTTCGCGCCGCGGTTCAGCCTCGTTCTCCCGACCGGCAACAACGACGACGGCCTTGGGGAGGATACGGTAGGATACCAATGGAACCTCCCCTTCAGCACTGCCGTGGGCGATAGCTGGTTTGCTCACGCCAACGCCGGGCTAACCTATCTGCCGGATGCAGGTCCGAGTCCAGGAAACGACCTCTTACACTACAATGTGGGCGCAAGCGCGATCTACGCGCCCACGCGGAATCTGCACTTCATGCTGGAATGGATCGGACTTTGGAACGAAGGACCAGGCGCGAGCGGCGGCCTGGAGCGTGAATTCGAGGCGATCCTCGCCCCGGGAATCCGCCGCGCATTCGATTTGGCCAACGATTCCCAATTGGTTATTGGATTGGGGGTCCCGATTGGACTTACGTCATCCGCGCCGGATTTTGGCGTCTTCCTGTACCTTTCCTTCGAACATGGATTCCTTCGGAAGCAAAAATAG
- a CDS encoding cytochrome C, which yields MVQPMNSTLRTAELNGERPLRRSADFQSAVSQVFNLLGLRLLSLLLFAAFAPPAARAHIIPPEKLHPVAEAYRRASFVLNLNPVKWDIARSDSLDLANYWRSFDPFAAEKLAKEIETVISRATLVPNEIARIEPMPRQEAASRVLGLLTKAVPPIVRAHLQEAERRIAERTAALDHVHQAQGAFGAVEDVILASDPTAGHRLGQCWLKLASAIGNPGLLGVGAIQPDPASFRSEAREILQYLDANYGEDFSVPVGRKLAPWPLKSSTFNPKAALPIKLPPGSNVNKQIPRPRQILNMTARGVDESETALIALGDMAFDSAYIYGEPMRSLGMSCNTCHNKSITNPNLFVPGLSARPGGMDVSNSYFAPHANNGHFDPLDTPDLRGIRFTAPYGRNGRFASLREFVRNVIVNEFNGPEPAPMLLDGMIAYMNEFEFLSNPALTKDGRLNESAPEAARRGEKIFHRTFPQMNGRSCATCHIPSANFLDHRRHDIGSVKGYEAGSRDRALDTPTLLSAKYTPPYFHDGSLPTLQAVNEWFDKTYELGLSSGELDDLTAYVETVGDGVEAYEGTPYYLDAEMEEFSFFLSAFEFLDEKNKPELMNATFQTVALEIRNHKWELQDPASRPVMDQLAGILDEAYAASLAGDRASVRNKVEAYRTLYQANVDRLK from the coding sequence ATGGTCCAACCTATGAACTCGACTCTACGCACCGCGGAATTGAATGGGGAACGCCCACTGCGCCGTAGCGCAGATTTTCAATCTGCCGTATCGCAGGTTTTCAACCTGCTGGGGCTCCGGCTCCTGAGCTTGCTCTTGTTTGCGGCATTTGCACCCCCCGCGGCGCGCGCGCACATCATTCCACCGGAGAAGTTGCATCCGGTCGCCGAGGCTTATCGACGCGCGAGTTTTGTTTTGAACCTCAATCCTGTGAAATGGGATATCGCACGATCCGACAGCCTGGATCTGGCGAATTATTGGCGGAGCTTCGATCCTTTCGCGGCGGAGAAGCTCGCCAAGGAAATTGAAACCGTGATTTCCAGGGCCACGCTCGTGCCGAACGAAATCGCCCGCATCGAACCGATGCCTCGGCAGGAAGCGGCTTCCCGCGTGCTGGGCCTGTTGACCAAAGCGGTCCCGCCCATCGTCCGGGCCCATTTGCAGGAAGCCGAAAGACGGATCGCAGAGCGGACTGCCGCGCTTGACCACGTCCATCAAGCGCAGGGCGCATTCGGTGCTGTCGAAGACGTGATTCTGGCGAGCGATCCAACGGCCGGGCATCGCCTGGGCCAATGCTGGCTCAAGCTGGCCAGCGCCATTGGCAATCCGGGATTGCTCGGTGTGGGCGCGATTCAACCAGACCCGGCGTCTTTTCGCAGCGAAGCGCGGGAAATCCTGCAATACCTTGACGCCAATTACGGGGAGGATTTCAGCGTTCCGGTTGGCCGAAAGCTGGCCCCGTGGCCATTGAAGAGCTCGACTTTCAACCCGAAAGCCGCCCTGCCGATCAAGCTCCCGCCCGGAAGCAATGTGAACAAACAGATTCCGCGGCCCCGCCAGATTCTGAATATGACAGCCCGCGGCGTGGATGAATCCGAGACCGCGCTCATCGCGCTCGGTGATATGGCGTTTGACAGCGCATATATTTACGGGGAGCCGATGCGGTCGCTGGGAATGTCCTGCAACACGTGCCACAACAAGAGCATCACCAACCCGAACTTGTTCGTTCCCGGTCTGTCCGCTCGCCCCGGAGGGATGGATGTTTCCAACAGTTACTTCGCGCCACACGCCAACAACGGTCACTTTGATCCGCTGGATACGCCGGATTTGCGCGGGATCCGTTTCACGGCGCCGTACGGCCGAAACGGACGATTCGCTTCTCTGCGGGAATTTGTGCGCAACGTGATTGTCAACGAATTCAACGGGCCGGAGCCAGCCCCCATGCTGTTGGATGGCATGATTGCGTACATGAACGAATTCGAGTTCCTGTCGAATCCCGCCTTGACCAAAGACGGCCGTCTGAATGAGAGCGCGCCAGAGGCGGCCCGGCGCGGCGAAAAGATTTTCCACCGAACGTTTCCGCAAATGAACGGCAGGAGCTGCGCGACGTGCCATATCCCTTCGGCCAACTTCCTGGATCACCGCCGCCATGACATCGGAAGCGTCAAAGGCTACGAAGCCGGCTCGCGCGACCGAGCCCTGGATACCCCCACCCTGCTGAGCGCCAAATACACGCCGCCTTACTTCCATGATGGCAGTCTGCCGACCCTGCAGGCGGTCAATGAATGGTTCGACAAGACCTACGAACTCGGCCTCAGTTCCGGTGAGTTGGATGATTTGACCGCTTACGTGGAAACGGTCGGCGACGGCGTTGAAGCTTACGAAGGCACTCCGTACTATTTGGATGCCGAGATGGAGGAGTTCAGTTTCTTCCTGTCCGCTTTCGAATTCCTGGACGAGAAAAACAAACCGGAACTCATGAACGCGACTTTCCAAACCGTCGCCCTCGAAATCCGGAATCACAAATGGGAACTGCAAGACCCGGCCTCAAGACCGGTCATGGACCAATTGGCCGGAATCCTGGACGAAGCCTACGCCGCGAGCCTGGCGGGCGATCGCGCCTCGGTCCGGAATAAAGTCGAAGCCTACCGCACGTTGTACCAGGCAAATGTGGATCGGTTGAAGTAG
- a CDS encoding phosphate/phosphite/phosphonate ABC transporter substrate-binding protein — MNSHRESRESKAGESVAQAVASCAGRPHNRSADLQSAVSPISNRQSARQGRAPLDWLETQQVENLRYGRLEICATSLRRLRYRLGTLRLRAHRQAILAILACGLLMLQFSTFAQEQPQGGARKHPYPEKVPLNAKAEPLRIAFISYANPQTVVKDSEAVVRYLGQFVGVPIQSSVTLDYGSSIEAMRGGKADLAFVDPLAFMMAHEQIGALPLLLEVYGYGKPTYHSCIWVRRDSGINTLADLKGKNIAFADQIDMSGHLLPREIFVQARMLTGKRVEGEFFKQVYFAGGDEQAMRSVANRFVDAAGVSQYADQLLRLEERDQVKSIATSIESPSHLVMARKGLDKSVADRVKRALLALEISDPNDKIILNKLYGVQGFAEAKLSDFAEVAKIAARYGFVKKPELFGARAP, encoded by the coding sequence ATGAATAGCCACCGAGAATCCCGAGAATCGAAAGCCGGCGAGAGCGTTGCTCAAGCCGTCGCATCGTGTGCGGGCCGCCCGCACAACCGCAGCGCAGATTTGCAATCTGCTGTATCGCCGATTTCCAATCGGCAGAGCGCCCGACAGGGCAGAGCGCCTCTTGATTGGCTGGAGACCCAGCAGGTTGAAAACCTGCGATACGGCAGATTGGAAATCTGCGCTACCAGTTTGCGGCGTCTGCGCTATAGACTAGGCACTCTGCGCTTGCGAGCGCATCGCCAAGCGATTTTGGCGATCTTGGCCTGCGGCCTTCTCATGCTTCAATTTTCGACCTTCGCTCAAGAACAACCACAGGGCGGCGCCCGCAAGCACCCCTATCCCGAGAAAGTTCCGTTGAACGCCAAAGCGGAACCGCTGCGGATCGCTTTCATCTCCTACGCCAACCCGCAGACCGTCGTCAAAGACAGTGAGGCCGTGGTTCGATACCTCGGCCAGTTCGTGGGCGTACCTATCCAAAGCTCCGTCACGCTGGATTACGGATCCTCCATTGAAGCGATGCGCGGCGGCAAAGCGGATCTGGCGTTCGTCGATCCCCTGGCCTTCATGATGGCGCACGAGCAAATCGGCGCCCTGCCCTTGTTGCTGGAAGTCTATGGCTACGGCAAGCCCACTTATCACTCGTGCATTTGGGTGCGGCGCGACAGCGGCATCAACACCCTGGCGGATTTGAAAGGAAAGAACATTGCCTTTGCCGACCAGATCGACATGTCGGGACACTTGTTGCCGCGCGAGATTTTCGTCCAGGCCAGAATGCTCACCGGCAAGCGCGTGGAAGGCGAATTCTTCAAGCAAGTCTATTTTGCCGGCGGCGACGAACAGGCCATGCGTTCGGTCGCCAACCGGTTCGTGGATGCAGCCGGCGTCAGTCAGTACGCCGACCAACTGTTGCGCCTTGAAGAGCGCGATCAGGTAAAATCGATCGCGACTTCGATCGAAAGCCCGTCGCATCTCGTGATGGCTCGCAAAGGCCTGGACAAATCCGTCGCGGACCGCGTGAAGCGCGCGCTGCTGGCGCTGGAGATTTCGGACCCGAACGACAAGATCATTCTGAACAAGCTTTACGGCGTGCAAGGCTTCGCCGAGGCCAAACTGTCGGACTTTGCGGAAGTGGCCAAAATCGCGGCGCGCTACGGTTTTGTGAAGAAGCCCGAGTTGTTTGGAGCGCGCGCGCCTTGA
- a CDS encoding DUF971 domain-containing protein, translating into MRPTDIQQIGAELAIKWEDGSESFVSLENLRRHCPCAGCKGEMDVMGNVYKMPEKPLSPAAFQLRQIVRVGSYAIQPVWADGHSSGIFSFDYLRKVTA; encoded by the coding sequence GTGCGACCGACGGACATCCAACAGATTGGAGCCGAACTGGCCATCAAGTGGGAAGATGGCTCGGAGAGCTTCGTTTCTCTCGAAAACCTCCGACGTCATTGTCCTTGCGCCGGGTGCAAAGGAGAAATGGACGTGATGGGGAACGTTTATAAAATGCCGGAAAAGCCGTTGTCGCCCGCAGCCTTCCAGTTACGCCAGATCGTTCGCGTCGGGAGTTACGCCATTCAGCCCGTGTGGGCCGACGGACATTCATCGGGCATTTTCTCCTTCGATTATCTCAGGAAGGTCACGGCGTGA